A part of Gracilimonas sediminicola genomic DNA contains:
- a CDS encoding DUF7149 domain-containing protein has product MQLQTKTVRQGINKAYLKVNVKRADLDAFKIEATRYLNQIEEAGSESEEHLKAYLKDFLSRSFYEREEKLVNTSDRIDLAIYSGKTTSSSVDVIIEAKRPDNKAEMISKDNPNRKALQEALHYYFDQRESGNDDLKQVVITNYIEFFIFDAREIERHFYSKKKLLKTYRQWKNDEKVSGKTDFIYQKFEAFINESDADITVTHADLSKYQKQLAAEANEESDKKLIPLYKLFSPEHLVKKNFANDSNSLDKGFYNELLHILGLQEVKEKGSRLIQRLPKKERHRGSLIENTIEILRYDQHMNEVRDATVHYGDEEDDQLFGVALELVITWMNRVLFLKLMEAQLLAYHQYDEKFKFLSYETIDEYDELNKLFFRVLALRNQERPASVQERFGHIPYLNSSLFDSTRLEKTTIQISGLDDKATLDLHSRSILKKGAKPPKEKLSTLDYLLRFLDAYNFSAESSGGIQTEDKTLINASVLGLIFEKINGYKDGSFFTPGFITEYMARETLRKSVTDKLNEAFGWDCGSFDELPRKIEAKELSEVNEVINSITICDPAVGSGHFLVSCLNELIAIKSELKVLTDHEGKYISRLDISVENDELAIEHNGELFEYKLNHHWKNGKVERKPAGKESQRIQEALFHEKKFLIENCLFGVDINPNSVKICRLRLWIELLKHAYYTSGPQEIPDQVQDDNKEEALSPSEGRKMSEGQVEGGVSPYSELEVLPNIDINIKQGNSLVSRFGLDEDLSSIFKKSEHSLHDYKQAVRNYRETRDRNEKQRLQKLIDDIKAEYSENLLNNKPINKKLSKARGKLELMQNEDLFGEGKATKKELKKQEKKVAKLEEQKAEEEAGAFYREAFEWRFEFPEVLDEEGKYIGFDVVIGNPPYVRQEALGDIKPFLKTHFEVYAGTADLYAYFIEQGVKLNKENGYFHYIVANKWMRANYGKPLRTWLQQKQITAITDFGDLSVFEEATTYPCLLEIRKSDNPTVFKALEVETLPVEDFDVLEEEQAFEVDASKLSEEGWSLVPLRTQKLLEKLKKAGIPLGEYVDGKIYRGVLTGYNKAFVIDEETKDRLIEEDASSAEIIKPFLAGRDIKRYQQPDQENYLIFTRRGTDLDKYPAIKKYLEGFKKELEPRPKDVPNKDWPGRKPGSYKWYEIQDAVDYFEEFEKPKIIIPAITNQANYTFDKEGKYSNDKTSIIPIEDLNLLGVLNSKVADFVITHTSSTKRGGYYEYKPMYVSEIPIVKTDSLKECVTQILTAKKENPEADTGALEAEIDQLVYQLYGLTEEEIAIVEESVG; this is encoded by the coding sequence ATGCAGCTACAGACTAAAACCGTTCGGCAGGGGATCAACAAAGCTTACCTGAAAGTAAATGTTAAAAGAGCAGACCTGGATGCCTTTAAAATCGAAGCAACGAGATACCTGAATCAGATTGAGGAAGCAGGCAGTGAAAGTGAAGAACATCTGAAAGCCTACCTCAAAGATTTTCTCTCCAGGTCGTTTTATGAAAGGGAAGAAAAGCTTGTAAACACCAGCGACAGAATTGACCTGGCCATCTATTCAGGTAAAACGACTTCCTCCTCGGTGGATGTGATTATTGAAGCCAAGCGTCCGGATAACAAAGCTGAAATGATCAGCAAAGATAACCCCAACCGAAAGGCCCTGCAGGAAGCCCTTCACTATTATTTTGACCAAAGGGAAAGCGGGAATGATGACCTGAAACAGGTAGTCATTACAAATTATATCGAGTTCTTCATTTTTGATGCCCGGGAAATCGAACGCCATTTTTATTCCAAAAAGAAACTGCTAAAAACCTATCGCCAGTGGAAGAATGATGAAAAAGTTTCTGGGAAGACGGATTTCATCTACCAAAAATTTGAAGCGTTTATTAACGAGTCTGATGCTGATATAACCGTAACGCACGCTGATCTCAGCAAATATCAAAAACAGCTGGCAGCCGAAGCCAATGAAGAGTCCGACAAAAAGCTGATTCCTTTATACAAGCTCTTTTCACCGGAACACCTGGTGAAGAAGAACTTTGCCAACGACAGTAACTCCCTCGACAAAGGCTTCTACAACGAACTGCTGCATATACTCGGACTGCAGGAAGTGAAAGAGAAAGGGAGCCGGTTGATTCAGCGTCTGCCGAAAAAAGAACGCCACCGCGGGTCGCTGATTGAAAATACCATCGAGATTTTACGGTACGACCAGCACATGAACGAAGTGCGTGATGCCACCGTGCACTATGGGGATGAGGAAGACGATCAGCTGTTTGGGGTGGCGCTGGAATTGGTGATTACCTGGATGAACCGGGTGCTGTTCCTGAAACTGATGGAAGCCCAGCTGCTGGCGTATCACCAATATGATGAGAAATTTAAATTTCTGAGTTACGAAACCATTGATGAGTACGACGAACTCAACAAGCTCTTTTTCCGGGTGCTGGCACTGCGGAACCAGGAACGACCGGCATCGGTGCAGGAACGCTTCGGGCATATACCGTACCTGAACTCCTCGTTATTCGATTCCACCAGGCTGGAGAAAACCACCATTCAGATTTCCGGGCTGGATGATAAAGCCACGCTGGATTTGCATTCCCGGAGTATCCTGAAAAAGGGAGCAAAGCCGCCTAAAGAAAAACTGAGCACCCTCGATTACCTGCTCCGCTTTCTGGATGCCTATAACTTCAGTGCCGAAAGTTCGGGCGGCATTCAAACCGAAGATAAAACGCTGATCAACGCTTCGGTGCTGGGCCTGATTTTTGAGAAGATCAACGGCTACAAAGACGGCTCGTTTTTTACCCCCGGCTTCATCACCGAATATATGGCGCGGGAAACGCTGCGTAAATCGGTGACGGATAAGCTGAATGAAGCCTTTGGCTGGGATTGCGGGAGTTTTGATGAACTTCCCCGGAAAATTGAAGCCAAAGAGCTTTCGGAAGTGAATGAGGTGATCAATTCCATTACCATTTGTGACCCGGCGGTGGGGTCGGGGCACTTCCTGGTTTCGTGCCTGAATGAACTGATTGCCATCAAATCGGAACTGAAGGTGCTGACAGATCACGAGGGTAAGTATATTTCCCGCCTGGATATTTCTGTGGAAAACGATGAGCTGGCGATAGAGCACAACGGCGAATTGTTTGAGTACAAGCTCAATCACCACTGGAAAAATGGCAAGGTAGAACGCAAACCCGCCGGCAAAGAAAGCCAGCGTATTCAGGAGGCGCTGTTCCATGAAAAGAAATTCCTGATTGAAAACTGCCTGTTTGGGGTAGATATCAATCCCAACTCGGTAAAAATATGCCGCCTCCGCCTGTGGATCGAACTGCTGAAGCACGCCTATTATACATCCGGCCCGCAAGAGATCCCGGATCAGGTCCAAGATGACAATAAAGAAGAGGCTCTTTCTCCCTCAGAAGGGAGAAAGATGTCCGAAGGACAGGTAGAGGGAGGTGTTTCTCCCTATTCCGAGCTCGAAGTCCTCCCCAACATCGACATCAACATAAAGCAGGGGAACTCGCTGGTAAGCCGGTTCGGGCTGGATGAAGACCTCAGCTCCATCTTTAAGAAAAGCGAGCACTCGCTGCACGATTACAAGCAGGCCGTACGAAACTACCGCGAAACGCGCGACCGAAACGAAAAGCAGCGCCTGCAAAAATTGATTGATGATATAAAAGCCGAATACAGCGAAAACCTGCTCAACAACAAGCCCATTAACAAAAAGCTGAGTAAAGCCCGCGGTAAGCTGGAGCTGATGCAGAACGAAGATTTATTCGGGGAAGGCAAGGCGACGAAGAAAGAGCTCAAAAAGCAGGAAAAGAAAGTTGCTAAACTGGAAGAGCAGAAAGCCGAAGAAGAAGCCGGCGCCTTTTACCGCGAAGCTTTTGAATGGCGCTTCGAATTCCCGGAAGTGCTCGATGAAGAAGGAAAGTACATCGGTTTTGATGTGGTGATTGGGAATCCGCCTTATGTACGGCAGGAAGCCTTAGGCGATATAAAACCCTTTCTGAAAACTCATTTTGAGGTATATGCGGGAACCGCAGATTTATACGCTTACTTTATTGAGCAAGGGGTGAAGCTGAATAAAGAAAATGGCTACTTCCATTACATTGTAGCCAACAAATGGATGCGGGCAAATTATGGAAAGCCACTCCGAACCTGGCTACAACAAAAACAAATTACAGCCATTACCGATTTTGGGGATTTATCTGTATTTGAGGAAGCCACCACTTACCCCTGTTTATTGGAAATAAGGAAATCTGATAACCCAACGGTATTTAAAGCGCTGGAAGTGGAAACCCTACCGGTAGAAGATTTTGATGTACTGGAAGAAGAACAGGCTTTTGAGGTAGATGCATCAAAACTAAGTGAGGAAGGGTGGTCGTTAGTGCCTTTGAGAACTCAAAAATTACTGGAGAAGTTAAAAAAAGCCGGAATCCCTTTGGGAGAATATGTGGACGGAAAAATTTATCGCGGTGTATTGACGGGTTATAACAAAGCTTTTGTGATTGATGAAGAAACCAAAGACCGACTGATTGAAGAAGATGCTTCCAGTGCAGAAATTATTAAACCGTTTTTGGCTGGACGAGATATTAAAAGGTATCAGCAGCCGGATCAAGAGAATTATTTAATCTTTACAAGAAGAGGGACAGATCTTGATAAATACCCGGCAATAAAAAAATATTTAGAAGGCTTTAAAAAAGAACTTGAACCAAGACCAAAAGATGTCCCAAATAAAGATTGGCCGGGAAGAAAACCCGGAAGTTACAAGTGGTATGAAATTCAGGATGCGGTTGACTATTTCGAAGAATTTGAAAAACCTAAAATTATAATACCAGCTATCACAAATCAGGCTAATTATACTTTTGATAAGGAAGGGAAATATTCGAATGATAAGACTTCGATTATTCCCATTGAAGACTTAAATCTTTTAGGAGTTTTAAATTCCAAAGTAGCTGACTTTGTAATAACTCATACTTCATCGACAAAAAGAGGTGGGTATTATGAATACAAACCAATGTATGTTTCTGAAATTCCTATCGTTAAAACAGATTCATTAAAGGAATGCGTAACACAAATCCTCACCGCCAAAAAAGAAAACCCCGAAGCCGACACCGGCGCGTTGGAGGCGGAAATCGATCAGCTGGTGTACCAGCTCTACGGCCTCACCGAAGAAGAAATAGCCATCGTGGAAGAGAGTGTGGGGTAA
- a CDS encoding GIY-YIG nuclease family protein, producing MYYVYILKSKVRDWRYVGFTHDLKKRFKQHNEGKSTATKNYKPFDLVCYVAVKDKATAIKLEKYLKTGSGIAWMNKRLMPG from the coding sequence ATGTATTACGTATATATCCTGAAGAGTAAGGTTAGAGATTGGCGATATGTGGGGTTTACCCATGATCTGAAAAAGAGGTTTAAGCAACATAATGAGGGCAAAAGTACGGCCACCAAGAATTATAAGCCTTTTGATTTGGTCTGTTATGTAGCAGTTAAAGACAAAGCCACTGCCATTAAACTTGAAAAGTATCTTAAAACAGGTTCAGGCATAGCATGGATGAACAAACGCCTGATGCCTGGCTAA
- a CDS encoding CHC2 zinc finger domain-containing protein: MTFYEAIPHVREASRNDIIEIISERISLKKSGSYYKACCPFHSEKTPSFYVHENKGTYKCFGCQAWGDAISFVEFFDGLTFTEVIYLLADRYHLTISHKSRKKSQQAVKKEDDTLPGYSSVKSEILKTGKVYIAFKQGIAPFTPLLFIDGQLSLEAAKLLRKRAQKIIFVAQGTSWKILKPSFEAALKAELEVFAIPDYSKEFQEMDWVDYCSAQTTQKITNKDVIQLIAGIPDNITRSVYITYATDNFKELTT; this comes from the coding sequence TTGACATTCTACGAAGCGATACCCCATGTGAGGGAAGCATCCAGAAATGATATTATCGAAATCATTTCTGAACGCATTTCTTTAAAAAAATCTGGCAGTTACTACAAGGCGTGTTGTCCATTTCACTCTGAAAAGACTCCATCTTTTTATGTGCATGAGAATAAAGGCACATATAAATGCTTTGGCTGCCAGGCATGGGGTGATGCCATAAGTTTCGTAGAGTTTTTTGATGGGCTGACCTTTACTGAAGTCATTTATTTATTGGCCGACCGATATCACCTAACCATATCACATAAAAGTAGGAAGAAATCTCAACAGGCTGTAAAAAAAGAAGACGACACACTTCCAGGTTATTCCTCGGTGAAGTCCGAAATCCTCAAAACCGGGAAAGTTTATATAGCATTTAAACAAGGCATCGCACCATTCACACCACTTCTTTTCATAGATGGCCAGCTAAGCCTTGAAGCTGCAAAACTTTTAAGAAAAAGAGCGCAGAAAATCATATTCGTTGCTCAGGGCACTTCCTGGAAAATACTTAAACCCTCCTTTGAAGCGGCTTTAAAAGCTGAATTGGAAGTATTCGCTATTCCAGATTATTCCAAAGAATTCCAGGAAATGGACTGGGTGGACTATTGCTCCGCTCAGACTACCCAAAAAATTACAAATAAGGATGTGATACAGCTCATTGCAGGGATACCTGACAACATCACCCGGTCTGTGTACATCACTTATGCAACAGATAATTTCAAAGAATTGACCACATAA
- a CDS encoding transglutaminase-like domain-containing protein, protein MQSGYVQILPDTQQQHARARAVDASLEASTVPLSTRRQAYPGVEGVISAASRLVTKYTGDERIRSLALKITSTIRRHRLTGQPDLRNIDAIASAIYKWMVRNVNYVRDPWDVERIQSPFVTITQRAGDCDDHAILGAALLQSLGIQTGFRIVSRTGRHFDHIYAVYQSPTGWKSFDTTVLKYPGYVFDERLIKKSRHVTNLMPEGLGLDPITLLTTATTMASTGMTLKNTLSSIFGAKDSGERQMRGALRDHLMQRGVQSEVISLSQKDNATLQRYAQIIDELGAPAVQQLNRYGQLSPVWITQQQAANKTKKMGLYAGLAIGTLVLIGGGYMLLNK, encoded by the coding sequence ATGCAAAGTGGCTACGTACAGATATTACCAGATACCCAGCAGCAACATGCCAGAGCACGGGCTGTGGATGCTTCTTTGGAAGCATCCACAGTACCTCTTTCTACACGACGCCAGGCCTACCCCGGTGTGGAAGGCGTAATTTCGGCAGCCAGCAGGTTGGTTACTAAATATACCGGCGACGAGCGCATTCGCTCACTTGCTCTCAAAATTACAAGCACAATCCGGCGACACCGGCTTACCGGACAACCCGACCTGCGAAACATTGACGCTATTGCCTCCGCCATATACAAGTGGATGGTGCGCAACGTGAATTACGTGCGCGACCCATGGGATGTCGAGCGTATTCAATCGCCCTTTGTCACCATTACTCAGCGAGCCGGTGACTGCGATGATCATGCCATTTTAGGTGCTGCCTTGCTGCAAAGCTTAGGTATTCAAACGGGCTTTCGCATTGTCTCGCGAACGGGACGTCACTTTGACCATATTTACGCGGTGTACCAATCACCTACCGGCTGGAAATCTTTCGATACAACTGTGCTGAAATATCCAGGTTACGTATTTGATGAGCGGCTCATTAAAAAATCCAGGCACGTCACCAACCTGATGCCGGAAGGTTTGGGGCTTGACCCTATTACGCTACTCACCACGGCTACAACAATGGCCAGTACCGGGATGACACTAAAAAATACCTTGTCCAGCATATTTGGAGCCAAGGATTCTGGTGAGCGCCAAATGCGCGGAGCCCTTCGAGATCACCTCATGCAGCGAGGCGTGCAATCCGAGGTCATCAGTCTTTCCCAAAAGGATAATGCCACCCTTCAGCGCTACGCACAGATTATAGATGAACTTGGTGCCCCGGCGGTTCAGCAACTGAATCGCTACGGGCAACTTTCCCCAGTTTGGATTACTCAACAACAAGCAGCAAATAAAACCAAAAAAATGGGGCTGTATGCTGGTCTTGCCATTGGAACCTTGGTTCTGATTGGTGGCGGGTATATGCTCCTAAATAAATAG
- a CDS encoding peptidoglycan-binding domain-containing protein, with translation MTLSKGASGQQVIRLQAGLQKAGFDLPQYGIDGKFGSETQSAVMKAQRRYSLPVTGEAGPTLLSKLGVSNAQINMKTDKKAMLTKAVLAGIAIGALIVIAKKMRNR, from the coding sequence ATGACTCTCAGTAAAGGCGCCTCAGGACAACAGGTAATCAGGCTCCAAGCAGGATTGCAAAAAGCAGGATTTGATCTACCTCAATATGGTATTGACGGAAAATTTGGAAGTGAAACACAATCTGCCGTTATGAAAGCTCAACGTAGGTATTCTCTTCCGGTAACCGGAGAGGCCGGGCCAACACTACTTTCAAAACTGGGGGTATCCAATGCTCAAATAAACATGAAAACAGATAAAAAAGCCATGCTGACCAAAGCTGTTCTGGCTGGCATTGCCATCGGTGCTTTAATTGTGATCGCTAAAAAAATGAGGAACCGTTGA